A region of the Deinococcus hopiensis KR-140 genome:
GCCGCTGCGCCCAGCGGAATGGTGATCGCCACAGTCAGGAACGACACCAGCGCGCTTACCCAGACGTGCGAGCCGAGGAGGATCGGCGTGGCGAACACCGCGCGGAAGTTGTCGAGGGTGGGGGTGAACAGCAGGCGCGTGGAGTACACATCAATCTGGTTTTTGAAGGCGGCCAGGATCATCCATACCAGCGGGAACATCACGAAGAAGATGACCGCGAGCGTAGCGGCCACTTCGCCGGTCTGGGCGAGGCGGCGGCGCCTGCGGACGCTGGAATCTGGCTTATGGATCAGAGGGGCCTGCATCAGTCGCCCCTCATCAGTGTTCGCACGTAGAGCGTGGCGAGCAGTGCCATGACCGCGACGATGATGTACGAGACGGCGGAGGCGTAGCCCAGATCGAGGTTCCGGAAGGCCACCTGGTAAACGAAGAAGTACAGGGTCTGGGTGGAGTCGCCCGGGCCGCCCCCCGTCATGATGGCCACCTGATCGAACATCTTGACCGCCGAGATGATCTTGAGAAGCGCCACGATGTAAATCACAGGCGCGAGCAGGGGCAGCGTGATGCGCCGGAAGATTTGGAAGCTGGTCGCGCCGTCTACCCGGGCAGCCTCGGTGGCCTCGGTGGGAATCGAGCCGAGCGCACCGATGAACATCAGGGCGAACAGCGGTGCCCACCCCCAGATTTCGGACATGGCGATGGCCACCAGGGCGCTGAAGTCGTGGCCCAGCCAGACGTAGCCTTTCAGGGGCGCAAACACCTCGCCCAGCATCTTGGAGTACACGCCGTACTCCGGGTTGAGCATGAAGCGCCAGGAGTAGCCCTTAAGGACGGGGGCCACCGCGAAGGGAAAGATCAGCAGCGTGCGCGCGAAGACGTTCAGCCGGGTGGGCTTGGCCAGAATCAGGGCGATGGCCAGTCCGGTCAGCAGGGTCAGCGTGACCGAGATCAGGGTGTACAGCGCGCTGACCCCCAGGCTGTTCAGGAAGCCCGCGTCGGTAAAAGCCCGCGCGTAGTTTGACAGGCCGACGAAGGGACCGGGCGTGGGTGAGTTGATGAGGCGCCAGTCACGGAACGAGGTGATCAGCGAAGCGATCAGCGGGTAGATCACGGTTGCCAGAATCACCAGCAGGCCGGGTCCGAGCATCAGCCAGCGCAGGCTGCTGCTCTGGGGCCGCCAGGGCTTGGAAACGCCGCGTGAGGGTGGGGGGGCCAGGCCATCAGCCAAGAGTTCAGGCGTCGTTGGAGAAGGTTCCATCGGGGTTCACCTCAGCCGGGCCAACCTGAGGGGGTGGCCCGGCATGCCCTGCAGGGGTGACGGCGGGGTGCCTACATCATTTGTAGTAGCCGGCCCGCTTCTGGATGGCGTCCACGTCCCGGGCCATGCGGTCGAGGGTGGTCTTGACGTTGGCTCCGGTGGCCATCTGGTTGATGCCGACTTCCAGCACGCTCTGGATTTCGGCCCAGGTCTTGACTTGCGGGAGGGTGCGGGCGGTACGCAGCGCCTGGGCACCGACTTTGGGGATGCCGCCGTTGGCCGCATTGACCTTGGGATCGTTCATGCCCGAGAAGGTCACGATGGTATTGTCGGCCTCGGCAGGAATGCTCCGGTTGGCAGCGACCTTTTTCTGCACCTGCGTGCTGGTCACATACTTGACGAACTCCCAGGCCGCGTCCGGATGTTTGGAGTTCTTGAAAATACCCAGTGGCCAGATCAGGGCGTAGTTCTGGGTCTTGCCACCGGCCCAGCCGGGGGCAGGTGCGAAACCGATGTTGTTGAGCACGGCGGGAGTGACGGCCTTGGGGTCGGCGAAGCGCGCCCAGTACCACCACCAGCCCACCCACATGGCGGCCCGGCCCTGTAAGATCTCGGACGAGGACTCGGGCTCCGCGAAGGTGGTGGCTGCGGCGTTGGTGACCTTGTTCTTGCGCAGAACATCGATGTAGAACTGCGTGGCCTGCACGCCCTTGGCACTGTTAAAGACTGGGCGTCCGGTTTTGTCGAGGATGTCACCGCCATTGCCCCAGAGCATGCTGACCCAGCTGAAGAGGTTTTGCCCGGCGCTCACGCCGTACATGGTCGACAGGCCCGCCATGTCGGGTTTCTTCTGCTGAATCACGGTGGCCGTCTTGACCACGTCCTGCCAGGTGGTTGGCACCTTCAGCTTGAGCTCGTTGAAGACGTCTTTGCGGTAGAACAGTACCAGCGGGTGTCCCCGGAAGGGCAGTCCCACGATGTTGCCGGCGGTATCGGTCGACGCTTCAATGTAAGCGTTCGGGTAGTCCTTCATATTGATCTTGTCGGCAGCGATGCGGCTGTTCAGGGGCAGCATCTGGGACTTGAAGGCCTCACCCCAGGCGTCCACCCAGGCGACCACGTCGTAGGTGTTGCCGGTTGTGGCCTCTACCAGAATCTTCTGCTGCAAGGCCTCATACGGGGTGTTTTCCCATTTGACCGTGATGCCCGTGAGTTTCTGGAATTCGCTGCCCTCGCCCGTGAGTTTGATCATCTGGGCGAATTGCCCGGCGGTGGCGCAGCAGATCAGGAACTTGAGCTGCGTGCCGGCGTAGGGCTTGCCGGATTTCAGGCCGTAGGTGGCGGCGGTCTGCGCCAGGCCTGGCGGGGTCGTGGCCAATGCGCCCAGTATCCCCAGGGTCAATCCGATGCGCCGACGAACTCTTCGGTCTGCCTTGATCATGTGGCTCCCTCCTGACAAACGTGTCCTGCACGGGTCATGTTGGCTGCGATGCTCGCTTGGAATGGGGGCGTGCAGCGCTGGGCACTGCGAACGCGTCACCAGAGTTCCCACGGTGGAGTGCAGAGGGGGCGGTGCCGCCGGCTGGGAACGAGATGGAAGGCGGCGGTAGAACGCAGGTGAGTGACGTAGGCGAAACGGCGACGGGTGGTAACGATGACCACCCCTTGAAGTCCCGCCTTGCATACGTATTCATACCTTAGGTGGCAGTCTTCCGCTTTGTCAAGCCCTAATTTCGAGCCGCTTTGGCGAGCAGTTACCAGGGAATCGGCCTGTTTTCATCTTGACGTCACCGCTCCATTGGAGTACGTTTTGCATACGTATTCAAATTCCGCGAGCGGCACCTGTTCGGTGTGGTTCTGCTGATCAGCCCTGCACGTCCCTGGAGGCTTCATGACATCCGAGACCCGATCCTTTCCCTCCCCCACCCAGGAAGACCTCGGTGTCATGACTGGCAACGTGGTGCGCTTTCGCGACCTGAAGTCCCGGCCTATCCCACTCATGTTCATCGACTCGGTCCTCCCGGGCCACCAGCGCCACAACTACGCCGTCATCGGCGACACGGCCGCCGAGAACGATGCCTACGCGCCGTTCATCACATCGCCACACGGCTTTCAGATCGGTATGGTGCGCGCCCGACAGGGCAACGGCCCGGCGTATCACACGCACGATTACATCGAGTCGTTCCTGCCCCTGAAGGGCCGTTGGCGCTTCTACTGGGGTCAGAGCCCGGACCAGGTGGACGGGGAAACGGTCCTGGAGGAATTCGATTACATTACGCTGCCGCCCCAGCTGTGGCGCGGTTTCGAATGCATTGACGAGGGCGAAAGCTGGATCTTCGCCGTGCTTGAAAAACACGAAGTCTACGAGGGCAAAGACCCCTACTGGGCCCCCGACGTGATCCGCCGTGCCCGTGAGTACGGCTTCGAAGCCAGCGAAAACGGCAAGATGATCAAGCCGGACAACTTTGCCGAGCTCGAGCAGCAGTTGCTCCGGCAGTTCGGAGACGACTGACGCCGTGCCCACCCTGTTGCTGCCCGGCACCCTGTGCGACGCAGCCCTCTGGGCGGACGTGGCCCTGCCTCCCGGTGCCCATGTGTGGGCACCGGTGCGAGGCCACACGCTCGCCGAAGCTGCCTGGCAGGCGGCGTCGGCCCAGAGCGGGCCGCTGCACGTCGTGGGTTTCTCGTTGGGCGCGATCGTGGCCTTTGAGTTGCTGCGCCGTTGGCCCGAGCGTGTGCAGCGACTGACGCTGATCAGCGCCAATCCACTCGCGCCCACTGCAAAACAGCTCGTGGCCTGGGCCGATCAGGAGGCCGCCGTGTCGGCCGGCCCGGACGGCTTTGAAGCGGTCGCCCAGCAGGTGGCGGCGGGGGTGGGCCCGCATTCCGAGCGGGTCCTGGCGATGGCGCGGCGGGTCGGTCCAAAGATTTTCCTGGAGCAACTCGCGTTGCTGCGCTCCCGGCCCGACAGCCGTCCAGTGTTCCAGACCCACCGTGGCCCCCTGACGTTGCTGGTCGGAGCGGCCGATACCGTCACGCCCCCCGCCCTCAGTGAAACCGTAAAAGCCCTCGCGCCGCAGGCCGACCTGCGCGTGGTTCCGGGGGCCGGCCACTACCTGCCGCTGGACGCCCCCGGAACTGTCTCGGCCCTGCTCGGAACGTGGGCCCATGCCTGAGCCGGTCCATCAGCGTCTACAACGGGGCGAGAGCGTGCTGAACGGCTGGTTGCACCTGCCCGGCGGCGTGAGCGCTGAGGTGATGGGCCGGGCCGGGTACGATACCCTGACGGTGGACCTGCAACACGGCCTGATCGGCGACGGAGGTCTGGTGCCCACCCTGCAGGCGATTACCGCGACGCCCGCCACGCCATTCGTGCGGGTACCTGGGCTACATCCGCCGGACCTGATGCGCGCACTGGACGCGGGTGCTGCTGGAGTGATCTGCCCGATGATCGATACGCCCGAACAGGCCGCCGCACTGGTGCATGCCTGCCGCTACTCGCCCGTCGGCGGGCGCTCCTTCGGCCCGACCCGCGCCCGTCTGGTATACGGCGACGACTACGTAGCGCGGGCTGAGACCGAACTGCTGATCTTCGCCATGATTGAGACCGCGCAGGCTCTGCAGCACCTCGGCGCCATCGTCCAGACGCCGGGACTCAGCGGCGTGTACGTCGGGCCGGGCGACCTGAGCCTCAGCCTGACCGGACGGGCCACCCTCGATTTCCGCCATGGTGAGGCGGCCAAAGCCGTGGCCCGTATCGTCCAGGTGGCAGACCACCACGGCGTGATCCCCGGCATTTTCACGCCTGGCGGCGAACTCGCGCGTCACGCACTGGACCTGGGGTACCGCTTCGTCACGGCTGGCTCCGACTTCGCGCTCCTCTCCGCGGCGGCGCGTGACGTCCTCACTGACCTGCGGCCAGCAGACGTATCCACCCCACCCGCGTCCCTGTATTGATCGCTCCCCACCTACGCCGCGCAAGGAGGCACCCGATGGCCCGCATTCTGAAATCTGGCATGAACGCCGACACCCAGCTCAGCATCAACGAAAACGTGCAGCAGACGGTCCGCGGCATCATTGCGGACGTGCGGGAACGGGGCGACGAGGCGCTACGCGCGTACTCGCAGAAGTTCGATGGTTGGAACCCGCCGCAGTTCCGGCTGAGCCCCGAGCAGATCGGGCAGCTGGTCGCTCAGGTGCCCGCCGATCAGCTGGCCTCGATCCGCTTCAGCCTTGAGCAGGTACGCACCTTCGCTCAGGCGCAGCGCGATTCGATCCGAGACGTGGAAATCGAGACGATCCCGGGCGTCACCCTGGGCCACAAGGTCTTACCGGTAAATTCAGCCGCGTGCTACGTGCCGGGTGGGCGGTATCCGATGATCGCCTCGGCCATCATGAGCGTGGCGACGGCCAAGGTCGCGGGCGTGCGCCGCGTGGTGGCCGTCACGCCCCCGAAGGACGGGCAGCCTTACCCAGCCACTGTGGCGACGATGCACCTCGCTGGGGCTGACGAGATCTACATCATGGGTGGGGTACAGGCACTTGCGGCGCTGGCGCTCGGCACAGAGCGTGTGGCACCTGTGGACATGCTGGTCGGGCCGGGGAACGCCTACGTTGCCGAGGCCAAGCGGCAGCTCTTCGGGCAGGTGGGCATCGACCTGCTTGCCGGTCCCACCGAAACCCTGGTGATCGCCGACGAGTCGGTGGACGCCGAGATGGTCGCCACCGACCTGCTCGGACAGGCCGAGCACGGCACCAATTCCCCGGCCGTGCTGCTCACCACCTCCGAGACGCTGGCTCAGCAAGTCACTGCGGAAATCGGGCGCCAGTTGCGCGTGCTTGCCACTGCCGAGGTCGCCGCGCAGGCCTGGCACGATTACGGGCAGATCATCCTGGCCGAAGACGCGGATGAAATGGTGCATCTGGCGGACGAGATTGCCTCGGAGCACGTGCAGGTGCTCACCCGTGACCCGGACTATTTCCTGGCACGCATGACCAACTACGGCTCGCTGTTCCTGGGTCCAGAGACCAACGTCGCTTACGGCGACAAGACCATCGGCACCAATCACATCCTGCCGACTGGACGCGCGGCCCGCTACACCGGCGGGCTCTGGGTGGGCAAGTTTCTCAAGACGGTGACCTACCAGCGCGCCACGCGCGAGGCCTCGGTGCTGATCGGCCGCCACTGCTCAGTGATCTGTGGGGTTGAGGGCTTCGCTGGGCATCAGCGACAGGCTGACTTACGCGTGGAGCGCTACGGCTCCGCCGTGCCCATCGGGGCAGATGCTTGACTGGAGGTGGCCTTATGCTGAGGCCACGCCCATGACCCGTCCTCCCACCAACGCCACCGGCCCGGCCCAGCGGGTTACGTCCCTCGACGTGTCGCGCGTGGCGGGGGTGTCCCAGTCTGCCGTTTCCCGCGCGTTCACCCCAGGGGCGTCCATTAGCCCTGAGACGCGCCGCCGGGTTCTGGAAGCCGCGCAGCGCCTGGGCTATCAGCCCAACGCCATCGCCCGCTCGCTGGTCACCCAGCGAAGCGGCATTGTGGCCCTGATTGTAGGCGAGCTACACAATCCCTTCTACCCGCAGGCCCTCTCGCAGTTCGCGCAGGCGCTGGAGATGCGCGGCAAGCGGGCATTGCTGCTCACCCATGACGCGCGGCGCGACGTGCAGGAGACCCTGGAAGCCGCACGGTCCTACCAGATTGAGGCGGCCATCGTCTTCCCGACCCGCCTGAACGCGGCGCCGCCCAGCTTGGGCAATGTGGAGGAAGGGGGAATTCCCGTCTTGCTGTTTAACCGTCACCTTCCCGGACATCAATTGTTGTCGGTCGCCTGCGACAATTACAGGGGTGGGCGGCTGGCCGCGCAAGTGCTGCTTGACGCTGGGTCCCGCCAGCCCGCCTTCATTGGGGGCGACCCCGACACCTCCACCCACCAAGACCGCCTGCGCGGCTTCACGGAACGCTTGGCCGAAGCTGGCGTGCGTCCCGTCGCCACTCCGGCCCGCGCGTTTCAGTACGACTGGGGCGTGCAGGCCACCCTGCACCTGGACGCGGCGGGTGACCGACCCGACGCGTTTTTCGGGGCCAACGACATCGTGGCGATCGGGATACTTGACGCCCTTCGAACGCTCGGTCGACGTGTGCCGCAGGAGGTCAGCGTGATTGGTTTCGACAATATCGAGGAATCGGCCCGGTTGGCCTACCGTTTGACGACCATCGGTCAGCCCTTAGAGGCCATGGTGGAAGACGCGTTGCGCGCGTTGGAGGACCCGCAGCCAGGTGAAGGCCCCCGGCTGCACCCCGGTGAGCTGATCTGGCGCGACACTGTAGCCGGGTCCCGGCCATGAGTGGGGCGGGGGACCTGAGGGGCCGCGTCGCGCTGGTGACGGGGGGCGGCGGCGGGATCGGCAGCGCCATCTGCGAAGCGCTGGCCGGAGCAGGGGCCACGGTCCTCGTCGGCTATGCCAGTCAACCTGAACGCGCCGTCCAGCTGGCCGCTGGACTTCCCGGCGCCGCCCACCACGCTCTGCGGGTGCCGGTGGACAACTCGGGCGTGTTGGCCCAGGCGGCCGCGGACGTGATGGCCACCCAGGGTCGCCTGGACCTCCTTGTGAACAACGCGGGCGTGACCACCCCCGTGCCGCATGCGGACCTGGACAGTCTGAGTGATGAGTGGATCGACACGATTCTGCGCGTGAACGTGCGAGGGGCTTTCGCCGCTGTGCGTGCTTTTGCTCCACTGCTGCGGTCGAGCGGCGACGGCCTGATCGTGAATATCTCCTCGGTTGCGGCCGTCACAGGACTGGGTTCCAACGTCGCGTACTGCGCGTCCAAAGCCGCGCTCGATTCGATGACCCGCTCCCTGGCCCGCGCTCTGGCCCCGGAGATCCGCGTATTGAGCGTATCTCCCGGCTGGGTGGACGGCGAGTACGCGGCCCGCATGCCTACCGACCTGGTCGCCGCACAGGCAGCACTGACCCCACTGGGCCGCATCGCCCGCCCTCAGGAGGTCGCGCGCGCTGTGATAGCCGCTGCGACGCACCTTACCTTCAGTACAGGAACGGTGATTCCAGTGGACGGCGGCCGACCTCTAAATTGATGACCACATCATTCCGTCCTGCGACACCTGGAGCACACTCCCTGGCATTGATCTGGGATACGCCCTTCACCTCCGTAGATAACAACTTCGCTTTTCATTGTTTTATACGGATTCCGAATAGACCATTTACAGTGGAAGGATGAGACCGTCTGCTTTTACCCAGCCGCTCCAACATTCCGCCGAAGAGCAACTACTCGGTACGAAAAGATGGGCATAAGAACTTCATTGCGGAAGATACTGACGAGACCGTGCCAGATATTCATACCCTGCTTGCGAAGGGTAGAAATATAACTGCGAATACGACAGAAGTTCATGCCACCTTCCGCTGAACGAAAGCCACCAGACACCTTCCGTTTTACGCAGGCCATCCGGATGTCCCGCTCCGCTTGATTATTGTCAAACGGCACTCCTTCGTCATGGAGGAAGCGCAGTATCGCTTCACGGTGCCGCTGGCACCGCAGCGCCAGGTTGCGCCCTCGGGTCTGCTTCACCCGACCTCGTTGTCCAGGCATAGGTCTAGCACTTGCCGAGCCAGCAAATCTTGCACTTCGACCTCGTTCCAATGCTGTCCACACGTACAGGTTCCTGTCACCGGCAGGACGATCACCTCATCAGGCGAGGCGCTCATCTTCAAGGTTGTTCCTGGGTGTCCTTCCTGACCACCAGGAGAGCGAACGCCTTTCTGGCGTTCGCTCTTGGGCTTCTTCCGCCAGACTTGGTCCTGGCTGGGGGGTTGATGGGAGGTCTGACTGGTCTGCGCGAAGCTGACTTCCAACTCGCGAATACGCGCTTGGAGACGTTCACAATTCGGGCAGGTTACGTCCGAGATGCTTCACCTTACCTCATCCCAACCGCGCCCTCAGGGGCTGCTGAATAGTTACAGGTTGCTTACTTCACCCTCTCAATCACCAGGGCTGTCGCGTTGTCCGGTGCTCCGGACTCCAGACTCAGCTCCAGCAGGTGCTCAACGGTCCTTTGCAGCGAGGGCTCGTGGAGCAAAATACCGTGCAGTACGGTTGGCTGCACCTCACCCCATACGCCGTCCGAGACCAGCAGCACGCGGCTGCCCACGGACAATTCCAGCGGCTCTTGCAGCACCTGAACGTAGTTGTCCTGTACGGCCCGCAGACTGCCGAGCGAACGCAGCACCTTGTTGCGCTCTGGGCTCACCTGGGCTTCTTCCGCCGTCATCTGGCCGCTCGCCACCATCGCGGCCACGTAGGAATGGTCTTTGCTGAGCTGCTGCACTGCGCCGCCCTGCGCCAGATAAGCGCGGGTGTCGCCCACATGGCCCAGCTGCAACCGGGTGCCGCGGATCTCCACGCCTGTGAGCGTGCAGCCTCCATCCCGGCCCTGCATGTCGGTCAAGACGGCAGCATTGGCGTCCCACACCTGGGCTTCCAACGTCGGTGCCACCGAACCGAGAAAGGCCCGTACAGCGGCCTGACTCGCCACCTCGCCCGCCGCCATACCGCCCATGCCGTCCGAGACCACGGCCCGCAAGATCAGTTCTCCACCACCATGTTGCCCGGTCTGACGCCAGACAAATCCGTAGGAATCCTCATTGATCGGTCGTTCGGGGTTGAGGCCGATGTCGGTGGCCGCCGCCACCTGATAGACGGGCAGCTTGACCGCCGCCGACTTGAGGGTGTCAAGCAATTGCGTGGGGGTCAGACGTTGCGGCAAGGGGGCCAGCATCCCGCTCAGCAGCTGCGGCACACCCGAGGCATTGACGCCTGCCAGCACGGTGGATGACGGCCCTTCCGCTGGAAGGGGGCGTCCGGTGAGCCACTGAAAAAGCAATGCGCCCAGCAGATACACCCCGCTCTTTGCCTGCGCGGGTTGCCCCTCCTGCACTTCAGGCGGCGTAAAACTGTCGCGCAGGGTGGGTTGAACCGCTTCGCCCTGCCGGGCCACTTGCGGCGGCAACCTCAATTTCAAACCGCCCTGGGTAAGCTGGACGCCGGCTGGATCAAGGTCGATCACAGCGTAGCCCTGTTTTTCCAGGGCGAAGAGCAGACGGGCCAACTCGGTGAGGTGCGCCCGCGCCGCGTCAGGATCGAGCGGTATGGTCAGGGGCGTTCCCTCGGTGGGGGCCAGCACCAACAGGTCGCCCGCCGGGGTCACTCTGGGCAGCAGGCGGTGGGGCCGCAGCTCTGCCCACAGCGGACGGGGCCGCACATACACGTCCACGCTGGGGCCAGCGCCCAGGGCGTTGGCGCTAAACCAGCCGCGTCCCAGGTCCTGATTGAGCTGATAGCCGCTGACCACCTCGCCTGCCTGCGGGCCCTGTACGGCCACCGTCGGCGTGTAGGTCTCTTCCTCCAGCTCGCCCGTGGCAAAGGTGGGGAAATCAGGGAGCGCCGATTGCGCTGTGGCTGCAGCTTCCGGCCCGCCGGGCAGTTCTGCGGCGCGCGAAAGCCCTTCACCGGGGCCCTCTGTGGCCGGAACTTCTGTGGGCCCAGCTCCGCCCAGAGGAGCTTGAGCATCTGAAGTGGCTGGTCCGTCTGGAGCAACGGCGTTGTCCAGAACGGCAGGGGATTCTGGAACAACTGGGCTTGATCCAGCGGCGGCACCTTCCAAAACCGCGGAGGGTTCAGGGTCATGGCCCATGACTTCGGCGTTGCCCGCGTTCAGCCGGGAAGGAAAGACGTAATCCACTTCCAGGGGGCCGGTCCCGTTCTCCAGGTGCTGCTCGGTCCTCAGGTGGGTCAGCGTTTCCGATGCGGGGAGCGGGGGAAGGTCCTGGGGAAGTGCGGTCGCCTGGGTGCCGTTCTCGGGTGACGGAGCTTCCTCAGGGGACGGGCCGTGGAGCAGATCGTCAGGCTGGGTCATCTTCAGCCCTGGTGGAAGATCAGCATCAGGTTGCCAAAGGCCAGTTCGTCACCGTCAGCCAGCGCTGCAGGTTCCTGCAGGCGCGGCGAGAAGCCCGACTCGCCTTTGCGCTTGATATAGACGCCGTTGGTGGAGCCGAGGTCGCGCACCGACCACACGCCCTGTTCGCGGTACAGCTCGGCGTGACGGCGCGAAATGTGCTCCTGGCCGCCCAGGCTGCTCAGGTCGATGTCTACCGGTCCACTGGAAGCGTCGAAGCGTCCAACGACCAGGCGGTCACCTTGCAGAGGAATAGATTCGCCGGTGGGTGCACCGAACTTCTTGACGCCGAGTTTGGCTTCTCCGGTCAGGACAGAGGCCGCTGGGGCCGCGGGAGCGGCAGATTCTGAGACGGATACCCCGGACGTGGACGCTTCAGGCACAGGCGTGACAGCCGCTTCAGCCGCAGTTTCTCCGGATGCAGGGCCCACTGGACGTTCTGCTGGCAAGATGGTCTCAGCGCTCGGCGCTATGCTGGGCAGGGCCACTGCACCGGGAGCCGCCGCGTCAGTGGTGCCGCCTGCAGCTTCGCTGGAAGCGGCCTGAGGGATTGTTTCCGGAGCGGTCTCAGGCACGGGGCTGGACGTGGTGGCCCCAGGCAGCTCCACGCCGCAACCTTCACAGTAGGTGGTGCCCTCGGGGTTGGCGGTGCCGCAGACTTGGCAGAGAACGGTCATGGTGGTTCCTCCGGAAAACTAGAGCGAGATGCGGCGGATGAGTACCAGAAAAAGGATGGCGAGGTCGGCCGCCCCCACGCTGGCACCGACGACGGTGGGCCAGTGAAGGCCCGCCCCCTGGGTGTAAAAATACGCTGCTGCTGTCGCCGCAACGGGCAGGGCCACCGGCAGGGCAAACCACAACAGCCCGCCCGCAAGGGCCCCTACCCCCGCGCCGACCACGGCAGCCACGGCGTACTGCGCCGCCTGAATCGGCGCGGCGAAATACTCGTCCACCGACATGACGGCGATTCCCGCGCCCAGAAGGAGGCCCAGCACGGTGGACACCCGGCGCGACGCCGGGACGCGCTTCTTGCCACCCGTTGGAGCAGGCGTGTTCGGAACAGGCAGGTGTTGAGCAGAAGTCGGAACTGGGATGGGTTGCGGTGGTGCGGGAGTTGGTACGGCTTTGGGCGCGGGTTGAGGAGAGGGGACGGACGGAGATGGTGGCGCGGCTTTGGGGACCGGGGGCGCAGGACCCGGTGGAACTCCGGGCACCGGCCTGGGTACGGGAACCTGGGGCGCTGGCGGCCGGGATACTGGCGCTTGGGGGACTGGTGGTGGAGCGGCCGGTTTCGGCGTTGGCGCAGTGAGGATCGCCAGGAGAGCCTGTGCACTTTGCGGACGGTCCTCTACACGCAGGGCCATGGCCTGTACGACGGCGCGGCGCAGCTGCGGTAAGGTCGAACTGGGCATCGGCGGCAGGGGCGTCCCCAGCATCAGGTCTGTGGCGGGGGGCGGCATCTGCCCGGTCAGGGCGTGCAGCAACGTGGCGCCCAGGGCGTAGATGTCGGTGTATGGCCCGAAGCGACCGGAATTGCCGTACTGTTCCAGAGGCGCGTACCCGGGCGTGACCAGCCGGGTATGGCTCTGCGTTTTGCCCGCGACGAAAGTCCGCACCGAACCGAAGTCAATCAGCACGATGCGGCCCGTCTGGTGAAAAAAGATGTTGTCCGGCTTGATATCGCGGTGCAGCAGCCCACGCTGATGAATAACTTCCAGCGTCTCCGCCACCGAGCGGGCCACCTCGAGCACCACGTGGGGCGGTACCGGCCCGCGTTTCTCGATCAGGCTGCCGAGGGTGCTGCCTTCGAGGAATTCCATCACCAGATACGCGGTGCTGTTCTCCTCGAAGTAGTTCATCACCCGCACGATGCTGGCGCTGTTGAAGCTGGCGAGCACTTTCGCTTCGTCCAGAAAGCCTTTTTTGGTCGTCTGATACTCGGCACTGCTGATGTTGCCCGGCGCGACCACCGTTTTGCCGCGCCGCGAGGACCCGTCCAGAAACAGTTCTTTGATCGCCACCTTGAGGCCCAGCCGCGTGTCCTGACCGGCGTAGGTGATGCCGAAACCGCCCTGCCCGAGCACCTGACCGAGGGTGTACTGGCCGCCCAGTAGGGCCGTTCCCACGGGCAGGGCCACCAGACCTGAGGGGGTCAGCGGTGCGCCGCAGGTGTGGCAGACCGTTTCGCCGGGCTGAACGGCAACGCCGCAGACTGGGCAGTTCACCGACCTACGCTCCGGTCATCTTGCGAATTTCCTCGTCCGTCGGGAGGCCGCCCTCACCACTGCCCGCCTTGAGGGTCTGCGTTTTTGCGCCCAGCCGCATGGTCTTGGCTGTGCC
Encoded here:
- a CDS encoding carbohydrate ABC transporter permease, yielding MEPSPTTPELLADGLAPPPSRGVSKPWRPQSSSLRWLMLGPGLLVILATVIYPLIASLITSFRDWRLINSPTPGPFVGLSNYARAFTDAGFLNSLGVSALYTLISVTLTLLTGLAIALILAKPTRLNVFARTLLIFPFAVAPVLKGYSWRFMLNPEYGVYSKMLGEVFAPLKGYVWLGHDFSALVAIAMSEIWGWAPLFALMFIGALGSIPTEATEAARVDGATSFQIFRRITLPLLAPVIYIVALLKIISAVKMFDQVAIMTGGGPGDSTQTLYFFVYQVAFRNLDLGYASAVSYIIVAVMALLATLYVRTLMRGD
- a CDS encoding ABC transporter substrate-binding protein, which codes for MIKADRRVRRRIGLTLGILGALATTPPGLAQTAATYGLKSGKPYAGTQLKFLICCATAGQFAQMIKLTGEGSEFQKLTGITVKWENTPYEALQQKILVEATTGNTYDVVAWVDAWGEAFKSQMLPLNSRIAADKINMKDYPNAYIEASTDTAGNIVGLPFRGHPLVLFYRKDVFNELKLKVPTTWQDVVKTATVIQQKKPDMAGLSTMYGVSAGQNLFSWVSMLWGNGGDILDKTGRPVFNSAKGVQATQFYIDVLRKNKVTNAAATTFAEPESSSEILQGRAAMWVGWWWYWARFADPKAVTPAVLNNIGFAPAPGWAGGKTQNYALIWPLGIFKNSKHPDAAWEFVKYVTSTQVQKKVAANRSIPAEADNTIVTFSGMNDPKVNAANGGIPKVGAQALRTARTLPQVKTWAEIQSVLEVGINQMATGANVKTTLDRMARDVDAIQKRAGYYK
- a CDS encoding alpha/beta fold hydrolase — protein: MPTLLLPGTLCDAALWADVALPPGAHVWAPVRGHTLAEAAWQAASAQSGPLHVVGFSLGAIVAFELLRRWPERVQRLTLISANPLAPTAKQLVAWADQEAAVSAGPDGFEAVAQQVAAGVGPHSERVLAMARRVGPKIFLEQLALLRSRPDSRPVFQTHRGPLTLLVGAADTVTPPALSETVKALAPQADLRVVPGAGHYLPLDAPGTVSALLGTWAHA
- a CDS encoding HpcH/HpaI aldolase family protein, whose product is MPEPVHQRLQRGESVLNGWLHLPGGVSAEVMGRAGYDTLTVDLQHGLIGDGGLVPTLQAITATPATPFVRVPGLHPPDLMRALDAGAAGVICPMIDTPEQAAALVHACRYSPVGGRSFGPTRARLVYGDDYVARAETELLIFAMIETAQALQHLGAIVQTPGLSGVYVGPGDLSLSLTGRATLDFRHGEAAKAVARIVQVADHHGVIPGIFTPGGELARHALDLGYRFVTAGSDFALLSAAARDVLTDLRPADVSTPPASLY
- the hisD gene encoding histidinol dehydrogenase gives rise to the protein MARILKSGMNADTQLSINENVQQTVRGIIADVRERGDEALRAYSQKFDGWNPPQFRLSPEQIGQLVAQVPADQLASIRFSLEQVRTFAQAQRDSIRDVEIETIPGVTLGHKVLPVNSAACYVPGGRYPMIASAIMSVATAKVAGVRRVVAVTPPKDGQPYPATVATMHLAGADEIYIMGGVQALAALALGTERVAPVDMLVGPGNAYVAEAKRQLFGQVGIDLLAGPTETLVIADESVDAEMVATDLLGQAEHGTNSPAVLLTTSETLAQQVTAEIGRQLRVLATAEVAAQAWHDYGQIILAEDADEMVHLADEIASEHVQVLTRDPDYFLARMTNYGSLFLGPETNVAYGDKTIGTNHILPTGRAARYTGGLWVGKFLKTVTYQRATREASVLIGRHCSVICGVEGFAGHQRQADLRVERYGSAVPIGADA
- a CDS encoding LacI family DNA-binding transcriptional regulator, producing the protein MTRPPTNATGPAQRVTSLDVSRVAGVSQSAVSRAFTPGASISPETRRRVLEAAQRLGYQPNAIARSLVTQRSGIVALIVGELHNPFYPQALSQFAQALEMRGKRALLLTHDARRDVQETLEAARSYQIEAAIVFPTRLNAAPPSLGNVEEGGIPVLLFNRHLPGHQLLSVACDNYRGGRLAAQVLLDAGSRQPAFIGGDPDTSTHQDRLRGFTERLAEAGVRPVATPARAFQYDWGVQATLHLDAAGDRPDAFFGANDIVAIGILDALRTLGRRVPQEVSVIGFDNIEESARLAYRLTTIGQPLEAMVEDALRALEDPQPGEGPRLHPGELIWRDTVAGSRP